A window of Gemmatimonadales bacterium contains these coding sequences:
- a CDS encoding ferritin-like domain-containing protein: MQRSNGSIEIIPGVMAIPEGRRTRRDFLAISGALATLAVVGCSDNNNGPSGTAVVTLPLQNDTDILKFALFLELLESDFYTKAVAGGTLTGGVATLATNVRDHENAHVAALQAALGSAKFTAADVGFDFKDSLSTQDKFLATAVTLEQTGVSAYLGALPSITGCDLRTTAGSIYTIEGRHVAAFRAYANAQGGPVPAAFETPQTPEEVVAAVTSTGFVTKGLG, translated from the coding sequence ATGCAGCGATCCAATGGCAGTATCGAAATCATTCCCGGCGTGATGGCGATCCCGGAGGGCCGCCGCACCCGGCGCGACTTCCTGGCGATCTCAGGCGCGCTGGCCACGCTGGCCGTGGTCGGGTGCAGCGACAACAACAACGGCCCGTCGGGCACCGCGGTGGTGACCCTCCCACTTCAGAACGACACCGACATCCTCAAGTTCGCTCTCTTTCTGGAGCTGCTCGAGTCGGACTTCTACACCAAGGCCGTGGCGGGCGGCACGCTCACCGGGGGCGTGGCCACGCTCGCGACGAACGTGCGCGACCACGAGAACGCCCATGTGGCCGCCCTGCAGGCTGCCCTGGGCTCCGCGAAGTTCACCGCGGCCGACGTGGGCTTCGACTTCAAGGATTCGCTCAGCACCCAGGACAAGTTCCTCGCCACCGCCGTCACCCTGGAGCAGACCGGCGTAAGCGCCTATCTCGGCGCCCTACCGTCGATCACCGGCTGCGACCTCCGCACCACGGCCGGATCGATTTACACGATCGAAGGCCGCCACGTCGCCGCCTTCCGCGCATACGCCAACGCGCAGGGCGGCCCGGTGCCCGCGGCTTTCGAGACACCGCAGACGCCGGAGGAAGTGGTAGCCGCCGTCACCTCAACCGGTTTCGTCACCAAGGGCCTCGGATGA
- a CDS encoding OFA family MFS transporter, translating to MAGLLSRERIVAGPTFNRWLVPPAALMIHLCIGQAYALSVFKIPLTRVLGISSSTPEDWTQPQLAWIFTLAIVFLGLSAAVFGRWLERVGPRRSGVVAAFCWGGGFLISAVGVRIHQIWLIYLGYGVLGGCGLGIGYITPVSTLIKWFPDRRGMATGMAIMGFGGGALIASPLSQILLDHFRSPTSVGVAPTFVTLGIVYFIAMLCGALLFRVPPMDWRPAGWVPPTEDRRTLVTRHHVHVDEAIKTPQFYLLWLVLFLNVTAGIGILEQASPMIQEMFPALVKANAAAGFVGLLSLFNMGGRFGWSSFSDRIGRKPTYAIFFVLGPILYILLPYAGKISSVPLFVIAAVIIISMYGGGFATVPAYLSDIFGTQFVGAIHGRLLTAWSAAGIAGPVLVNYIREYQRDHGVPGTHAYDFTMYLMAALLVVGFFCNLAVRPVAERHFMTDAELKAEAVH from the coding sequence ATGGCGGGCCTTCTGTCACGCGAGCGGATCGTCGCCGGACCTACGTTCAACCGCTGGCTCGTTCCGCCGGCGGCCCTCATGATCCACCTCTGTATCGGCCAAGCCTACGCGTTGAGCGTGTTCAAGATCCCGCTCACCCGCGTGCTCGGCATCTCCAGCTCGACGCCCGAGGACTGGACCCAGCCGCAGCTCGCCTGGATCTTCACCCTCGCTATCGTTTTCCTCGGGCTTTCCGCCGCGGTCTTCGGCCGTTGGCTCGAGCGCGTGGGGCCGCGCCGGAGCGGCGTGGTCGCGGCCTTCTGCTGGGGCGGCGGCTTTCTCATTTCAGCGGTGGGCGTGCGGATCCACCAGATCTGGCTGATCTACCTCGGCTATGGCGTGCTCGGCGGCTGCGGGCTCGGCATTGGCTACATCACGCCGGTGTCGACCCTCATCAAGTGGTTTCCCGACCGGCGCGGCATGGCCACCGGCATGGCGATCATGGGATTCGGCGGGGGCGCGCTCATCGCGAGCCCGCTCTCCCAGATCCTGCTCGACCACTTCCGCTCGCCCACATCGGTCGGCGTGGCACCGACCTTCGTCACGCTGGGTATCGTCTACTTCATCGCGATGCTGTGCGGCGCGCTCCTCTTCCGCGTCCCGCCGATGGACTGGCGTCCCGCCGGCTGGGTCCCGCCCACTGAGGACCGGAGAACCCTCGTCACCCGGCACCACGTCCACGTGGACGAGGCGATCAAGACACCGCAATTCTACCTGCTCTGGTTGGTGCTCTTCCTGAACGTCACCGCCGGCATCGGCATTCTGGAGCAGGCGTCGCCGATGATCCAGGAGATGTTCCCGGCGCTGGTGAAGGCCAACGCCGCCGCGGGCTTCGTGGGGCTTTTGAGCCTGTTCAACATGGGCGGGCGGTTCGGCTGGTCCTCGTTCTCGGACCGGATCGGCCGCAAGCCGACGTATGCGATCTTCTTCGTGCTGGGCCCGATCCTCTATATCCTGCTGCCGTACGCCGGAAAGATCTCGAGCGTGCCGCTCTTCGTCATCGCGGCGGTAATCATCATCTCGATGTACGGCGGCGGATTCGCGACGGTCCCCGCCTACCTGTCCGACATCTTCGGGACCCAGTTCGTCGGCGCCATCCACGGCCGGCTGCTCACGGCGTGGTCGGCCGCGGGTATCGCGGGGCCGGTACTGGTCAACTACATCCGCGAGTACCAGCGGGACCACGGCGTCCCCGGCACGCACGCCTACGATTTCACCATGTATCTCATGGCCGCGCTCCTCGTTGTGGGCTTCTTCTGCAACCTGGCGGTACGTCCGGTGGCGGAGCGGCACTTCATGACCGACGCAGAGCTCAAGGCCGAAGCGGTGCACTGA
- the lipA gene encoding lipoyl synthase has translation MSPPRKPSWLKVRAPGGPVYAELKAMMRELGLHTVCEEARCPNVGECWAHRAATFMILGDVCTRNCAYCAVAHGTPAPYDSGEPVRLAEAVARMGLEHVVITSVDRDDLPNGGAEVFAACVREIRRRLPETSVEVLIPDFKGSEEALRIVVEAGPDILNHNLETAERLYRLARPGGRYDRALELLARARRMVPEGLTKSGIILGLGEEWDEVLTCLRDLRRSDVDIVTLGQYLRPSDGHLPIARYYTPDEFAELRSIGLAMGFAHVEASPLTRSSYHAWDQARAVREAR, from the coding sequence CTGTCCCCACCCCGCAAGCCATCGTGGCTCAAGGTACGAGCCCCTGGGGGCCCGGTGTACGCCGAGCTCAAGGCCATGATGCGCGAGCTGGGCCTCCACACGGTGTGCGAGGAGGCCCGCTGCCCCAACGTCGGCGAGTGTTGGGCACATCGCGCCGCCACCTTCATGATCCTGGGCGACGTCTGCACCCGCAACTGCGCCTACTGCGCCGTGGCGCACGGGACGCCGGCACCGTACGACTCGGGCGAGCCCGTGCGCCTGGCCGAGGCCGTGGCACGCATGGGGCTCGAGCACGTCGTGATCACCTCGGTCGATCGCGACGACCTGCCGAATGGCGGCGCCGAAGTCTTTGCCGCCTGCGTCCGGGAAATCCGGCGGCGCCTGCCCGAGACTTCGGTCGAGGTGCTGATCCCCGACTTCAAGGGCTCCGAAGAGGCGCTCCGAATCGTGGTGGAGGCCGGCCCCGACATTCTGAATCACAATCTTGAGACGGCCGAGCGGCTCTACCGGCTGGCCCGACCCGGCGGCCGCTACGACCGTGCGCTCGAGCTCCTGGCGCGGGCGAGGCGGATGGTGCCGGAAGGGCTCACCAAGTCGGGCATCATTCTCGGCCTCGGCGAGGAGTGGGACGAGGTCCTCACCTGCCTGCGCGACCTGCGCCGGAGCGACGTGGACATCGTGACGCTGGGGCAATATCTCCGCCCCTCGGACGGCCACCTTCCCATCGCCCGCTACTACACGCCCGACGAGTTCGCCGAGCTCAGGAGCATCGGCCTCGCCATGGGCTTCGCGCACGTCGAGGCGAGCCCGCTCACCCGCTCGTCGTACCACGCATGGGACCAGGCGCGCGCCGTCCGGGAGGCGCGCTGA
- the pdhA gene encoding pyruvate dehydrogenase (acetyl-transferring) E1 component subunit alpha, with protein sequence MAGTAARRHQRAPSRQADAARAEEYRGWLREMLLIRRFEEKAGEAYSLGKIGGFCHLYIGQEAVAVGSIAALRPDDYIVCSYREHGHALARGIPPRAVMAELFGKAPGTSRGKGGSMHLFDVGRGFLGGHAIVGAHIPLATGMAFAIKYRDTDQVTVCYFGEAAVNNGAFHEALNMAALWKLPCVYLCENNRYGMGTALERASAIYDISERASSYDMINEVVDGQDVLTMKNAMDRAVERARTQKAPTLLEVRTYRFMGHSMSDPIHGHYRTREEVEEHRKRDPVALWSHRLIDEGIMDEAAIRALDAEVVTEVADAYEFAENAPEPEGSELYTDVYAGEADERTGGQADGSAQGEAPSEGATDRLSARPPIRL encoded by the coding sequence ATGGCGGGCACCGCCGCCCGCCGCCACCAACGTGCGCCCTCGCGCCAGGCCGACGCGGCCCGTGCGGAAGAGTACCGCGGCTGGCTGCGCGAGATGCTGCTCATCCGCCGCTTCGAAGAAAAGGCCGGCGAAGCGTACAGTCTGGGCAAGATCGGTGGGTTCTGCCATCTCTACATCGGCCAGGAAGCGGTGGCCGTCGGCAGCATCGCGGCGCTCCGCCCCGACGATTACATCGTCTGCTCCTACCGCGAGCACGGGCACGCGCTGGCCCGGGGGATTCCGCCGCGCGCCGTCATGGCGGAGCTCTTCGGCAAGGCGCCCGGCACCTCGCGCGGCAAGGGTGGCTCGATGCACCTGTTCGACGTGGGCCGCGGTTTCCTCGGCGGCCACGCGATCGTGGGCGCGCACATCCCGCTCGCCACGGGCATGGCGTTCGCCATCAAGTACCGCGACACCGACCAGGTGACGGTTTGTTACTTCGGCGAGGCGGCAGTGAACAACGGCGCCTTTCACGAGGCGCTCAACATGGCGGCGCTCTGGAAGCTCCCCTGCGTCTATCTCTGCGAGAACAACCGCTACGGCATGGGTACCGCACTCGAGCGGGCGAGCGCTATCTACGACATCTCGGAGCGGGCCTCGTCGTACGACATGATCAACGAGGTGGTGGACGGCCAGGACGTGCTCACGATGAAGAACGCCATGGACCGCGCGGTGGAGCGAGCCCGCACGCAAAAAGCGCCGACGCTGCTCGAGGTCCGCACCTACCGCTTCATGGGCCACTCGATGTCCGACCCGATTCACGGCCACTACCGCACGCGCGAGGAAGTCGAGGAGCACCGGAAGCGCGACCCGGTCGCACTCTGGTCGCATCGCCTGATCGACGAGGGCATCATGGACGAGGCCGCCATCCGCGCGCTCGACGCCGAGGTCGTGACCGAGGTGGCCGACGCGTACGAGTTCGCCGAGAACGCGCCGGAGCCGGAGGGGTCGGAACTCTACACGGACGTGTATGCCGGCGAGGCGGACGAGCGGACGGGCGGACAGGCGGACGGCTCCGCGCAGGGAGAGGCGCCGTCCGAGGGAGCCACGGACCGCCTGTCCGCCCGTCCGCCTATCCGCCTGTGA
- a CDS encoding pyruvate dehydrogenase complex E1 component subunit beta: MTTLTYRDALNAALREEMRRDPNVFLMGEEVGVYQGAYKVSRGLLDEFGPMRVVDTPITELGFAGVGVGAAMVGLRPVIEFMTWNFALLAIDQLVNSAAKMRYMSAGQVGVPAVFRGPGGAALQLGAQHSQAFEAYYAHIPGLKVVMPATPADAKGLLKSAIRDPDPVVFIEGEMLYNVKGEVPDGEQVIPLGLADIKRAGRDVTIVCHSKSVAVSLRAAEQLAAEGIEAEVVDLRTIRPLDEATVLESVAHTHRCVVVEEGWHFAGVGAQVVDVVQRDAFDQLDAPVLRVTGADVPMPYNKFLERAAKADPEKVVGAVRDVLYQS; encoded by the coding sequence GTGACCACCCTCACCTACCGCGACGCCCTCAACGCCGCGCTCCGCGAGGAGATGCGGCGTGACCCGAACGTCTTCCTCATGGGCGAGGAGGTCGGGGTCTATCAGGGCGCGTACAAGGTGAGCCGCGGATTGCTCGACGAGTTCGGCCCGATGCGCGTGGTGGACACGCCGATCACCGAGCTCGGCTTTGCCGGCGTCGGCGTGGGCGCGGCCATGGTCGGGCTCCGCCCGGTGATCGAGTTCATGACCTGGAACTTTGCGCTGCTCGCCATCGATCAACTGGTCAACTCGGCCGCGAAGATGCGCTACATGTCCGCGGGCCAGGTGGGCGTGCCCGCTGTGTTCCGCGGCCCGGGCGGCGCCGCGCTACAACTCGGCGCGCAGCATTCGCAGGCGTTCGAGGCGTACTACGCGCACATCCCCGGCCTCAAGGTGGTGATGCCGGCAACCCCGGCAGACGCCAAGGGACTGCTGAAGAGCGCCATCCGCGATCCCGACCCCGTCGTGTTCATCGAAGGTGAGATGCTCTACAACGTGAAGGGCGAGGTACCGGACGGCGAGCAGGTGATCCCGCTCGGGCTGGCGGACATAAAGCGCGCCGGGCGCGACGTCACGATCGTGTGCCACTCGAAGAGTGTGGCGGTGTCGCTGCGCGCCGCCGAGCAGCTCGCGGCCGAAGGCATCGAGGCGGAGGTGGTGGACCTCCGCACCATACGCCCGCTCGACGAGGCGACGGTGCTCGAGTCGGTCGCGCACACCCACCGGTGCGTGGTGGTGGAGGAGGGCTGGCACTTTGCGGGCGTGGGCGCGCAGGTGGTGGACGTGGTCCAGCGAGACGCCTTCGACCAGCTCGACGCGCCGGTGTTGCGGGTGACCGGCGCGGATGTCCCGATGCCGTACAACAAGTTTCTCGAGCGCGCGGCCAAGGCGGACCCGGAGAAGGTCGTCGGGGCGGTGCGCGACGTGCTCTACCAGAGCTGA
- a CDS encoding dihydrolipoamide acetyltransferase family protein: MATKVVMEALSPTMEEGRLVEWKKQPGDAVAVGDVLAEVETDKAVMELAARVGGTLLRHTIEEGATVPVSAEVALIGSPGEEIPPPPQVTPDDVTARARTAERVLAAPDAEATQPSPGRDRPVSMPPAAPARAVTESAPPLAPTAAARATPAAPAPPSGGRLRASPLARRIAAERGLDLARVQGSGPEGRVVARDLDGVGAAPAASGTARGAAVARPARIAFPAEGFTDQPLTQMRRAIARRLVQSIGPIPTFYLTAEADMERVTEARAALLEAAADGPSAAVKVSFNDVILKAVATALRQHPMCNAWWEDDRIRLWHDVHLGVAVAIEDGLITPVIRHADQKSLREIAAEAGELAARARARRLAPDEYTGATFSVSNLGMLGIDEFTAIINPPEAAILAVGRIEERPVAHGGQVALRRRMRMTLSCDHRVIDGATGARFLQTLTGMLENPLALVW; this comes from the coding sequence ATGGCAACGAAGGTCGTGATGGAGGCGCTCTCGCCCACGATGGAGGAAGGCCGCCTGGTCGAGTGGAAGAAGCAGCCGGGCGACGCGGTGGCCGTGGGCGACGTACTGGCCGAAGTCGAGACCGACAAAGCGGTGATGGAGCTGGCGGCGCGGGTGGGAGGCACGTTGCTCCGCCACACCATCGAGGAAGGCGCGACGGTGCCGGTATCGGCCGAGGTGGCGCTCATCGGGTCGCCGGGGGAGGAGATCCCGCCGCCGCCGCAGGTCACGCCGGACGACGTCACCGCGCGCGCGCGGACGGCGGAACGCGTGCTCGCCGCGCCCGATGCGGAGGCGACGCAGCCCTCGCCGGGGCGCGACCGGCCGGTGTCGATGCCGCCGGCGGCGCCCGCGCGCGCTGTGACCGAATCAGCGCCGCCCCTGGCACCGACCGCCGCGGCGCGAGCTACTCCAGCAGCGCCGGCGCCGCCGAGCGGGGGCCGATTGAGGGCATCCCCGCTGGCGCGCCGCATTGCCGCTGAGCGCGGCCTCGATCTCGCGCGGGTGCAAGGGAGCGGACCCGAGGGGCGGGTGGTGGCGCGCGATCTCGACGGCGTGGGCGCCGCACCCGCCGCGTCCGGCACCGCCCGCGGGGCCGCCGTTGCGCGCCCTGCGCGTATCGCGTTCCCCGCCGAAGGTTTCACCGATCAGCCGCTCACGCAGATGCGCCGCGCCATCGCGCGCCGGCTGGTGCAGTCCATCGGCCCGATCCCGACGTTCTATCTCACTGCCGAAGCGGACATGGAGCGCGTGACCGAGGCGCGCGCGGCGCTGCTCGAGGCCGCGGCCGACGGCCCCTCGGCCGCCGTCAAGGTGTCGTTCAACGACGTCATCCTCAAGGCGGTCGCCACGGCGCTCCGCCAGCACCCGATGTGCAACGCGTGGTGGGAGGACGACCGCATCCGCCTCTGGCACGACGTGCATCTGGGCGTGGCGGTGGCGATCGAGGACGGGCTCATTACACCGGTCATCCGCCACGCCGACCAGAAGTCGCTGCGCGAAATCGCGGCCGAAGCGGGGGAGCTTGCCGCACGCGCGCGCGCGCGGCGCCTTGCCCCGGACGAATACACCGGCGCCACCTTTTCGGTCTCCAACCTCGGCATGCTCGGCATCGACGAGTTCACCGCGATCATCAATCCGCCGGAGGCGGCCATTCTCGCGGTGGGCCGGATCGAGGAGCGCCCGGTGGCGCACGGGGGGCAGGTGGCACTCCGGCGGCGCATGCGGATGACGCTCTCCTGCGACCATCGCGTCATCGACGGCGCCACCGGCGCCCGGTTCCTGCAGACCCTCACGGGCATGCTGGAAAACCCACTCGCGCTGGTCTGGTAA
- the lpdA gene encoding dihydrolipoyl dehydrogenase: MATNFDVIVVGGGPAGYVCAIRCAQLGFTTAVVERDKLGGVCVNIGCIPTKALLHSAAAANLIRHDARDLGIDIGGEPKTDYGVAMRRSRKISDQNSKGVEFLMKKHKITVIRGTGVLERGRRVKVGSDVHEAKRAVVLAAGSRVKGLPQLGLELNQTTVISSDDALFLEQAPASLAIVGAGAVGCEFADIFNAFGTKVTLIEALPRILPLEDAESSEALAKSFKRRGIAMHAGAKITRATVGKQKVTLEFEAGGKAEKLEAERVLMAAGRAVNGENLGLAAAGVELTERGFVKVNPASLETTSPGVYCIGDLAGPPMLAHKGSREGVHVAEVLAGHPPKAIDYTNVPSVTYCHPEVASVGLTEEQAKQKGYAVQVGRFPFSANGRARTAGETDGLVKIIRDTKYGEIVGAHIVGAHASEIIHELVVARTNEYTVEEVDLAIHAHPTLSEAIAEAALDSMGRVIHI, from the coding sequence GTGGCGACGAACTTCGATGTGATTGTCGTAGGTGGCGGCCCCGCGGGCTACGTGTGCGCGATCCGCTGCGCCCAGCTCGGCTTCACCACCGCGGTGGTGGAGCGCGACAAGCTGGGCGGAGTCTGTGTCAATATCGGCTGCATTCCGACCAAGGCGCTGCTCCACAGCGCGGCGGCGGCCAACCTCATACGCCACGACGCACGCGACCTCGGCATCGACATCGGCGGCGAGCCCAAGACCGACTACGGCGTCGCCATGCGGCGGTCACGCAAGATCTCCGACCAGAACTCGAAGGGCGTCGAGTTCCTGATGAAGAAGCACAAGATCACGGTGATCCGGGGAACCGGCGTACTCGAGCGGGGGCGCCGGGTGAAAGTCGGGAGCGACGTCCACGAGGCGAAACGCGCGGTCGTGCTCGCGGCCGGGTCGCGGGTCAAGGGGCTGCCGCAGCTTGGGCTCGAGCTCAACCAGACTACGGTCATCAGCTCGGATGACGCCCTTTTCCTGGAGCAGGCGCCGGCTTCGCTGGCCATCGTGGGCGCCGGCGCCGTCGGGTGCGAGTTCGCCGACATCTTCAACGCCTTCGGCACCAAGGTGACGCTCATCGAAGCGCTGCCTCGAATTCTGCCGCTGGAGGATGCGGAGTCCTCCGAGGCGCTCGCCAAGAGCTTCAAGCGGCGCGGCATTGCGATGCACGCGGGGGCCAAGATCACCCGCGCCACCGTCGGCAAGCAGAAGGTCACCCTCGAGTTCGAGGCCGGGGGCAAGGCGGAAAAGCTGGAAGCGGAACGCGTGCTGATGGCGGCCGGCCGCGCGGTGAACGGCGAAAACCTGGGGCTCGCGGCGGCGGGAGTCGAGCTTACCGAGCGCGGATTCGTCAAGGTGAATCCGGCGAGTCTCGAGACCACGTCCCCCGGCGTGTACTGCATCGGCGACCTCGCGGGGCCCCCGATGCTCGCCCACAAGGGCAGCCGCGAGGGCGTCCACGTGGCGGAGGTGCTCGCGGGCCATCCGCCGAAGGCGATCGACTACACCAACGTGCCGAGCGTCACCTACTGCCATCCGGAGGTGGCGAGCGTGGGCCTCACCGAGGAGCAGGCAAAGCAGAAGGGCTACGCCGTCCAGGTGGGACGCTTCCCATTCAGCGCCAACGGCCGCGCCCGCACCGCCGGCGAGACGGACGGCCTGGTGAAGATCATCCGCGACACCAAATACGGCGAGATCGTAGGAGCCCACATCGTGGGCGCGCACGCGTCGGAGATCATCCACGAGCTGGTGGTGGCGCGAACCAACGAGTACACGGTGGAGGAAGTGGACCTCGCCATCCACGCCCATCCCACGCTCTCCGAGGCGATCGCGGAGGCGGCGCTCGACTCGATGGGGCGCGTGATCCACATCTGA
- the lipB gene encoding lipoyl(octanoyl) transferase LipB — protein sequence MNPLQVLDLGRRPYAPVLNMQRALCRARIEGTLTDDVLLLVEHDSVVTLGRGARATSLPLPPDELRRRGIAVEDAERGGDVTWHGPGQLVGYPILDLARHRQDVHWYLRQLEAALIDALARLDVHGERAAGLTGVWTAGRKIASIGIHVKRWVTLHGFALNVVGDLGPFELIVPCGIAGVRMTNVAAERGGGDNPAALWRETRAEVVAAIGRAFSLEPMAAALDGCLLRATRPSSLHG from the coding sequence GTGAACCCCCTTCAGGTGCTCGATCTCGGCCGGCGGCCGTATGCGCCCGTGCTCAACATGCAGCGCGCGCTTTGCCGCGCGCGAATCGAAGGCACCCTCACCGACGACGTGCTGCTGCTCGTGGAGCACGACTCGGTCGTCACGCTGGGCCGCGGCGCCCGTGCCACGAGCCTCCCGCTGCCGCCTGACGAGCTTCGGCGGCGCGGCATCGCAGTCGAGGACGCCGAGCGCGGCGGCGACGTGACCTGGCACGGCCCCGGCCAACTGGTGGGCTACCCGATCCTCGATCTCGCGCGGCACCGGCAGGACGTGCACTGGTACCTGCGCCAGCTCGAGGCGGCGCTGATCGACGCGCTCGCGCGCCTTGATGTGCACGGCGAGCGGGCCGCCGGCCTCACCGGCGTGTGGACGGCCGGGCGCAAGATCGCGAGCATCGGCATCCATGTGAAGCGGTGGGTGACGCTGCACGGGTTCGCGCTCAACGTCGTGGGCGATCTCGGCCCGTTCGAGCTGATCGTGCCGTGCGGCATCGCGGGCGTGCGGATGACGAACGTTGCGGCGGAGCGAGGCGGCGGCGACAACCCAGCGGCGCTCTGGCGCGAGACGCGCGCGGAAGTGGTTGCCGCGATCGGCCGCGCGTTTTCACTCGAGCCCATGGCGGCCGCGCTCGACGGTTGCCTTCTGCGCGCGACCCGACCATCCTCCCTCCATGGCTGA
- a CDS encoding dipeptidase produces MVRKFVQRERARLLGELRDFLAIPSVSALPAHAADCRRAADWLAAELRRLGCPTVQLVEGRGHPVVWAESPPRSGCPTVLLYGHYDVQPPDPLDEWISPPFDPTVRDGRIYARGAADDKGQVFCLLKAYEAVRGAGAATDGGAPLNVRFIVEGEEESGGHMISDLLHAEPWRTEADAVVVADMSYFAPGIPAVYTALRGMCYAEIAVRTLRRDLHSGSYGGVAPNAIETLVRILAGLKSAEGEIQVPKLYAAVEPPTAGELKAWKRLPFDKKRFLEQEVTGKALTGLKQHSIFERVWALPTLEIHGIRGGFTGDGAKTVIPAQATAKVSLRLVPGQRFEQVAQQLTRAVAALAPRWADVEVRILHGGDPVQVDTASPAYAVLDEAFEQVTGKPAVRVRAGGSIPIVPELGLAGAPVILTGIGLPDDGLHSPNEKLDLEQLWSGIEVFSRFFELFGKKGGAR; encoded by the coding sequence ATGGTTCGAAAATTCGTGCAGCGCGAACGTGCGCGCCTTCTCGGCGAGCTCCGCGACTTTCTTGCGATCCCGAGTGTAAGCGCGCTCCCCGCGCACGCGGCGGACTGCCGCCGCGCCGCGGACTGGCTGGCGGCCGAGCTCCGGAGGCTCGGTTGTCCGACCGTCCAACTGGTCGAGGGGCGGGGACACCCGGTGGTGTGGGCCGAAAGTCCGCCCCGATCAGGATGTCCGACGGTTCTCCTCTACGGCCACTACGACGTGCAGCCGCCCGATCCCCTCGACGAGTGGATTTCACCGCCTTTCGACCCCACCGTGCGCGACGGCCGGATCTACGCCCGCGGCGCCGCCGACGACAAGGGTCAGGTCTTCTGCCTGCTCAAGGCGTACGAGGCAGTGCGCGGCGCCGGCGCGGCCACCGATGGCGGCGCGCCGCTCAACGTGCGTTTCATCGTTGAGGGCGAGGAAGAGTCCGGCGGCCACATGATCTCCGACCTGCTGCACGCCGAGCCGTGGCGCACCGAAGCGGACGCGGTGGTGGTTGCGGATATGTCATACTTCGCGCCCGGCATTCCCGCGGTCTACACGGCGCTCCGCGGCATGTGCTACGCCGAGATTGCCGTGCGCACCCTCCGCCGCGACCTGCATTCGGGCAGCTACGGCGGAGTGGCACCCAATGCGATCGAAACCCTGGTCCGGATCCTTGCGGGGCTCAAGAGTGCCGAGGGCGAGATCCAGGTCCCGAAGCTCTACGCCGCCGTGGAGCCGCCCACGGCCGGGGAGCTCAAGGCATGGAAGCGGCTGCCCTTCGACAAGAAACGGTTCCTCGAGCAGGAGGTGACCGGCAAGGCGCTCACCGGCCTCAAGCAGCACAGCATCTTCGAGCGGGTTTGGGCCCTCCCCACGCTCGAGATCCACGGCATTCGGGGCGGCTTCACCGGGGACGGCGCCAAGACCGTGATCCCCGCACAGGCCACCGCCAAGGTGAGCCTCCGACTCGTGCCAGGGCAGCGGTTCGAGCAGGTGGCCCAACAGCTCACCCGCGCGGTGGCCGCGCTCGCGCCCCGATGGGCGGATGTGGAGGTCCGCATCCTCCACGGCGGCGATCCCGTGCAGGTCGACACCGCGAGTCCCGCGTATGCGGTGCTGGATGAAGCATTCGAGCAGGTCACCGGCAAGCCGGCCGTGCGCGTACGCGCCGGCGGATCGATTCCCATCGTGCCCGAGCTGGGTCTCGCGGGTGCGCCCGTCATCCTCACCGGCATCGGGCTCCCTGACGACGGGCTGCATTCGCCCAATGAAAAGCTCGACCTCGAGCAGCTCTGGAGCGGCATCGAGGTCTTCTCGCGGTTCTTCGAGTTGTTCGGGAAGAAAGGCGGCGCGCGCTAG